One part of the Augochlora pura isolate Apur16 chromosome 3, APUR_v2.2.1, whole genome shotgun sequence genome encodes these proteins:
- the LOC144467735 gene encoding uncharacterized protein LOC144467735, whose protein sequence is MEVIVDTEELEKIQRQKEEAMEDRRRLLLKKSDLKHRLRQQHIERRAATEAEERQRVKEAFDLKLINDFNFLKENISAHTDHEQQETYQKIKARNSCSIVPDHIIQNLETKLNEEKQKDATRLNLPDAWLFRGDTPLEELEKKKLTYRRELQNQQIDNRRKKRELEEEKHRERKILEETGETLRREDLEAEKMKKEKVALLQAEKDAFLKARQIWKNKRREVLKQEHDEIQKIINKKEILHKREAEQKTDTQAGKEEMAQKVGKQIQDAEFKRLERETICRDLYLAEKENKLANEVIRLALQKKHTAKELMQDMVRQRRFAAEKKAKDDAVDAAFARYLAEERKKLETAEKEKEEKRREEVMRYGNELRETIARNRVQFEQETARRRVRVVAARQDFKGKRGDGEICALTKVKCHSDSGLKHM, encoded by the exons ATGGAGGTGATAGTAGACACTGAAGAACTGGAGAAGATCCAACGACAGAAAGAGGAGGCGATGGAGGACCGTCGCAGATTATTGTTGAAGAAAAGTGATTTAAAGCACCGGTTGCGTCAACAGCACATTGAACGGAGGGCCGCGACAGAAGCGGAAGAGCGTCAACGTGTCAAAGAGGCATTCGACTTGAA ACTAAtaaacgatttcaattttttaaaagaaaatatatctgcCCATACAGACCACGAACAGCAAGAGACTTATCAGAAGATAAAGGCAAGAAATTCTTGCTCAATAGTTCCCGACCATATCATTCAGaatttagaaacaaaattaaatgaagaaaagcAAAAGGATGCGACGCGCTTAAACCTGCCCGATGCATGGTTGTTTCGCGGGGATACACCCTTAGAGGAACTGGAGAAGAAGAAGTTGACTTATAGAAGAGAGCTACAGAACCAGCAGATAGACAATCGTCGTAAGAAACGTGAATTGGAGGAAGAGAAGCATAGAGAACGCAAAATCCTGGAAGAAACCGGCGAAACTTTGCGCAGGGAGGATCTAGAAGCGGAGAAgatgaaaaaggagaaagttgcttTGCTGCAAGCTGAGAAGGACGCTTTCCTGAAGGCTAGGCAGATCTGGAAGAATAAACGGAGGGAGGTTCTGAAGCAGGAGCACGAtgaaattcagaaaataatcaataagAAAGAGATTCTGCACAAGCGGGAAGCTGAGCAGAAGACCGACACGCAAGCGGGGAAGGAAGAAATGGCGCAGAAGGTAGGAAAACAGATCCAGGATGCAGAATTTAAGAGACTGGAGCGCGAGACAATCTGTCGGGATTTATACCTGGCTGAGAAAGAGAATAAACTAGCTAATGAGGTGATTAGGCTGGCACTGCAGAAGAAACATACGGCAAAGGAACTTATGCAGGACATG GTGAGGCAACGAAGGTTCGCCGCCGAGAAAAAAGCAAAGGACGACGCAGTCGATGCAGCTTTTGCAAGATATCTTGCTGAAGAACGGAAAAAACTTGAAACTGcggagaaggaaaaggaagaaaagcgCCGAGAAGAAG TGATGCGGTATGGAAACGAGCTGAGGGAGACGATAGCTAGGAACAGGGTTCAATTTGAGCAAGAAACCGCAAGGAGACGGGTCAGGGTTGTAGCAGCAAGACAGGATTTCAAGGGTAAACGAGGAGACGGCGAAATTTGTGCTCTAACGAAAGTAAAATGTCATTCGGACTCGGGTTTGAAACATATGTAG
- the Abs gene encoding ATP-dependent RNA helicase abstrakt, protein MHRKRDEVPRKKMSRELERDSSPMEGEDDYEPYVPVKERKKQRLAKLGKLGQLKDEAAAGIIGKSSSENEKDDGDDDDGQVWGRKSNISLLDQHTELKKLAEAKKESAMEKQLKEEEKILESVAENKALMGVAELAKGIQYEDPIKTSWRPPRAILAFGELRHERLRRKLRILVEGDDVPPPLKSFKEMKFHRGILNGLEQKGIVKPTPIQVQGIPTVLSGRDMIGIAFTGSGKTLVFVLPIIMFCLEQEVAMPFIRNEGPYGLIICPSRELAKQTYDIIRHYTNSLRQAGCPEIRSCLAIGGVPVSESLEVINKGVHIMVATPGRLMDMLDKKMVKLSVCRYLCMDEADRMIDMGFEEDVRTIFSFFRGQRQTLLFSATMPKKIQNFARSALVKPVTINVGRAGAASMNVIQEVEYVKQEAKIVYLLECLQKTPPPVLIFAEKKQDVDAIHEYLLLKGVEAVAIHGGKDQEERSRSVEAFRGGRKDVLVATDVASKGLDFADVQHVINYDMPDDVENYVHRIGRTGRSGRTGIATTFINKANDESVLLDLKHLLMEAKQKVPPFLLELCSENEKYLNLGDERGCSYCGGLGHRITECPKLEAIQNKQASNIGRRDYLASNAADY, encoded by the exons atgcaCAGGAAAAG AGATGAAGTGCCTCGAAAG AAGATGAGCAGAGAACTGGAGAGGGATAGTAGCCCTATGGAAGGAGAGGATGATTACGAGCCTTATGTACCAGTTAAGGAACGTAAAAAGCAGCGATTGGCCAAACTCGGCAAGCTCGGGCAGCTCAAAGATGAAGCTGCTGCTGGCATCATTGGTAAAAGTAGCAGCGAAAATGAGAAAGACGACGGGGATGATGATGATGGTCAAGTATGGGGAAGGAAGTCAAATATCTCTCTATTAGATCAACATACAGAGTTAAAGAAACTAGCAGAAG cCAAGAAAGAGAGCGCTATGGAGAAGCAGttgaaagaggaagagaagatTTTGGAAAGTGTAGCAGAAAATAAGGCTTTAATGGGTGTGGCAGAATTGGCAAAGGGCATTCAGTACGAAGATCCAATAAAAACCAGTTGGAGACCGCCAAGAGCAATACTAGCTTTTGGGGAATTGAGGCACGAAAGACTCAGAAGGAAACTTAGAATTTTGGTGGAGGGAGATGATGTCCCACCACCCTTGAAAAGTTTCAAGGAGATGAAATTTCATAGAGGGATTCTGAATGGTTTAGAACAGAAGGGCATTGTTAAACCCACACCGATCCAAGTGCAAGGAATACCTACAGT aTTATCTGGTCGCGATATGATTGGTATTGCGTTCACTGGTAGTGGAAAAACTTTGGTATTCGTATTACCAATTATAATGTTCTGTTTGGAGCAAGAAGTAGCCATGCCGTTTATAAGAAATGAAGGGCCATATg GTTTAATCATCTGTCCGTCGCGAGAATTAGCGAAACAAACCTACGATATTATTAGACACTATACAAATAGTTTACGCCAAGCTGGTTGCCCCGAAATCCGTAGCTGCTTGGCTATTGGCGGCGTGCCTGTATCAGAGTCCTTAGAAGTTATTAATAA AGGTGTACATATCATGGTAGCTACTCCTGGTCGGTTAATGGATATGCTGGACAAAAAAATGGTGAAATTGAGCGTGTGCCGTTATCTGTGTATGGATGAAGCGGATCGCATGATCGATATGGGTTTTGAGGAGGACGTGCGGACGATCTTCTCGTTCTTTAGG ggACAAAGGCAAACGTTATTGTTCTCCGCGACTATGCCAAAGAAAATCCAAAATTTCGCACGGTCCGCTTTGGTAAAACCTGTTACGATCAACGTAGGTCGTGCTGGTGCAGCATCAATGAACGTGATTCAGGAAGTGGAATATGTTAAACAAGAAGCTAAAATTGTGTATCTTTTGGAGTGCTTGCAAAAAACTCCACCACCGGTTTTAATATTTGCCGAAAAGAAACAAGATGTAGACGCTAttcacgaatatttattactgaaGGGTGTTGAAGCGGTAGCAATACACGGTGGCAAAG ATCAAGAAGAAAGATCACGGTCCGTAGAGGCCTTCCGCGGAGGTCGAAAAGACGTATTGGTTGCAACTGACGTTGCGTCCAAAGGTCTTGATTTCGCCGATGTGCAACACGTAATCAATTACGATATGCCTGACGATGTGGAAAATTATG TGCACAGAATTGGAAGAACTGGTCGTTCCGGGCGTACGGGCATAGCAACTACTTTCATAAATAAGGCGAACGATGAATCCGTGTTGTTGGATTTGAAACATTTGCTCATGGAGGCAAAGCAGAAGGTTCCACCTTTTCTGTTGGAGCTCTGTTCCGAGAACGAGAAGTACCTCAACTTGGGAG ACGAACGTGGTTGCAGTTACTGCGGTGGTCTTGGCCACAGAATCACGGAGTGTCCGAAGCTGGAGGCAATCCAAAACAAGCAGGCGTCCAACATTGGACGCAGAGACTATTTGGCCAGCAACGCAGCCGATTATTAG
- the LOC144468047 gene encoding uncharacterized protein LOC144468047 isoform X1, with translation MYSKVTLSETSLFLCSESSRRTMINGPKIIIVGAGAAGFAAAARLLEKGLENVKILEGNDRIGGRIHTVDFSDNVVELGAQWVHGEKENVVFELASPENLLDSSRCFNNLNAHVFVTAKGVILSQEESSETFKMYHDISENVTEEINNVNSYGEYFIKQFYKKFETNPFTTRDKAEQLLDWIHKFDNSIQCSDSWFDVSAKRINEYWICEGDPLLNWKHHGYKTLFDLLSRLSNTKHILPVMEKVELNKNVSNIDYTSSNNIIVKTKDGSKYTASHVIFTPSLGVLKEKHATMFTPNLPESKQQAIKGLNIGTVNKIFLEFPHRWWPEDCAGFCLIWSKEDKKEFLESHGQGYEWLCDVFAFVAVDYQPRILSTWIFGKYARHMEMLSDEEVSEGLRLLLKTFLSGTHTIPRFDKMIRSSWYTNEHFRGCYTFKSITTEKLNVEAKDLAFPILSADGKPSILFAGEATHDHYYSTVHGAVETGFREADRIIDFHKKCGWLKQAVNSFDKMGRILNTGNEITERTKVVIVGAGIAGLAAAKTLEEANFKDYLLLEAESEIGGRIRTIPWNENWIECGAQFLHGDQSQLAKFCYQNDLISDINFRDGQGMFLRSNGVNVDTALVEEISNLIQMTLEDCENETKYLEDDSESLGKVLKNALKVHLRQKNDSPAVASIKEELLDWNLRFLVIDNACPTLDDLSTKYWSKFEYVGGSENILFRNGYHTLTKIVASDIHKQNLRLNTIVESIEWHRVIDKNLEAPVILKLSDNTRILCNCVIVTSSLGYLKDNYKAMFMPTLPQSISQAIEYLGFGLINKVFLDFGKAWWNDDTQGFQFLWPDIKSETMKVATETTWTRDLTGFDVLPDREGVLLGWVGGHGAYIIETLSEQQVAADCEKLLKQFLNLDSIPPVKKCIRTKWNSNPYARGSYSHIPTRCDDIGITPAVLAEPIWSKISSNRSSKALPTVMLAGEATSENYFSTTHGAYDTGVKQAQIFLRHHAFRN, from the exons ATGTACAGCAAAGTTACACTGTCCGAAACtag TCTTTTCCTTTGTTCGGAATCGTCGAGACGAACAATGATTAACGGgccaaaaattattattgtcggAGCCGGGGCTGCAGGATTTGCTGCGGCGGCAAGATTGCTAGAAAAAGGTTTAGAAAACGTGAAGATTTTAGAAGGAAACGATCGAATCGGTGGCAGAATACACACAGTAGATTTTT CTGACAATGTTGTAGAATTAGGAGCGCAATGGGTTCACGGTGAgaaagaaaatgttgtttttgaGCTCGCATCTCCAGAAAACTTGTTGGATTCGTCAAGGTGCTTTAACAATCTCAATGCCCATGTTTTTGTTACTGCAAAAGGTGTAATACTGTCACAGGAAGAGAGTTCAGAGACATTCAAGATGTATCATGATATTTCTGAGAATGTAAcagaggaaataaataatgtgaaTTCGTATggggaatattttataaaaca attttacaaaaaattcgaaacaaatCCATTTACTACCCGAGACAAAGCTGAGCAGCTTTTGGATTGGATACACAAATTCGATAATTCAATTCAATGCAGCGATTCTTGGTTCGACGTTTCTGCGAAGAGAATCAATGAGTACTGGATATGCGAGGGTGATCCTTTACTTAATTGGAAACACCATGGCTACAAAACTCTATTCGATTTGCTCTCT AGGCTATCAAACACAAAACACATATTACCCGTAATGGAAAAAGTAGAATTGAATAAGAACGTTTCAAACATCGACTATACATCGagtaacaatataattgtaaagacAAAGGATGGTTCAAAATACACAGCATCCCACGTTATATTTACACCTTCTCTTGGAGTTTTGAAAGAGAAGCATGCTACAATGTTCACACCAAATTTACCCGAGTCTAAGCAACAAGCTATAAAG GGTTTAAACATTGGAACCgtgaacaaaattttcctAGAATTCCCGCACAGATGGTGGCCAGAGGATTGCGCTGGCTTTTGCTTGATATGGTCAAAGGAAGACAAGAAAGAGTTTCTCGAGTCTCATGGACAA GGCTACGAATGGCTATGCGATGTTTTTGCATTTGTCGCGGTAGATTATCAGCCGCGAATATTGTCCACATGGATCTTTGGCAAGTACGCGAGACACATGGAAATGCTGTCCGATGAAGAAGTGTCCGAAGGATTACGGCTTTTGTTAAAAACGTTTTTGAGTGGGACACATACTATCCCAAGATTTGATAAAATGATCag GTCATCATGGTATACCAATGAACATTTCCGTGGGTGTTATACCTTTAAAAGTATTACAACAGAAAAGTTAAACGTAGAGGCCAAAGATTTAGCGTTTCCGATTCTCTCGGCCGATGGCAAACCT AGTATTTTATTCGCTGGAGAAGCAACACATgatcattattattctactGTACACGGGGCGGTTGAAACGGGATTCAGGGAAGCGGACAGAATAATCGATTTCcataa AAAGTGTGGTTGGTTAAAGCAAGCAGTAAACAGCTTCGATAAAATGGGAAGGATATTGAATACCGGAAACGAAATAACAGAAAGAACGAAAGTTGTGATAGTAGGTGCGGGAATAGCTGGATTAGCAGCTGCGAAAACGTTGGAAGAAGCGAATTTCAAAGATTATCTGTTGCTGGAAG CTGAAAGTGAAATTGGTGGTCGAATACGAACAATACCGTGGAATGAAAATTGGATAGAATGTGGCGCCCAGTTTTTGCACGGCGATCAAAGCCAATTGGCAAAATTCTGTTACCAAAACGACTTAATCTCCGACATCAACTTCAGAGACGGCCAGGGCATGTTCTTGCGCAGCAATGGTGTTAATGTAGATACAGCCTTGGTAGAAGAAATAAGCAATCTCATTCAAATGACCCTAGAAGACTGTGAAAATGAAACGAAGTACCTAGAAGATGATTCTGAGAGTCTCGGCAAGGTCCTCAAGAATGCGTTAAAGGTCCATTTACGGCAGAAAAACGATTCTCCAGCTGTAGCTAGCATAAAAGAGGAACTTTTGGATTGGAATCTCAGATTTCTTGTGATAGATAATGCATGTCCGACGCTGGACGATTTGTCCACCAAATATTGGAGTAAATTTGAG TATGTCGGTGGCTCTGAGAATATCCTGTTTAGAAACGGATACCACACCTTGACAAAAATTGTCGCAAGCGATATACATAAACAGAATTTGCGATTGAATACTATTGTGGAATCTATTGAATGGCACCGAGTGATTGACAAAAATCTCGAGGCACCTGTTATATTGAAGTTATCCGACAATACTCGGATCCTCTGCAACTGTGTGATAGTCACTAGTTCACTAGGTTACCTGAAGGATAATTACAAGGCTATGTTCATGCCAACTTTACCGCAATCGATAAGTCAGGCGATTGAGTATCTCGGATTCGGTTTGATTAACAAAGTCTTTCTAGACTTCGGTAAAGCTTGGTGGAATGATGACACACAAGGATTCCAATTCCTCTGGCCGGATATTAAATCTGAAACCATGAAGGTTGCAACGGAAACGACGTGGACTAGAGATCTAACCGGATTCGATGTTCTTCCCGATCGAGAAGGCGTTCTTTTGGGTTGGGTGGGTGGCCATGGGGCTTATATCATCGAAACATTGAGCGAGCAACAAGTAGCAGCCGATTGCGAAAAGTTActcaaacaatttctaaatctCGACTCGATACCACCGGTGAAGAAATGTATAAGGACAAAATGGAACTCGAATCCGTACGCTAGAGGTAGCTACAGCCACATCCCAACCAGGTGCGATGATATAGGAATAACACCGGCTGTTTTGGCCGAGCCAATATGGAGTAAAATCTCAAGCAATCGCAGCAGTAAG GCCTTGCCCACGGTGATGCTAGCCGGCGAAGCGACCAGCGAAAACTACTTTTCAACGACACATGGCGCCTATGATACCGGCGTGAAGCAAGctcaaatttttctacgcCACCACGCATTCAGAAATTGA
- the LOC144468047 gene encoding uncharacterized protein LOC144468047 isoform X2 codes for MINGPKIIIVGAGAAGFAAAARLLEKGLENVKILEGNDRIGGRIHTVDFSDNVVELGAQWVHGEKENVVFELASPENLLDSSRCFNNLNAHVFVTAKGVILSQEESSETFKMYHDISENVTEEINNVNSYGEYFIKQFYKKFETNPFTTRDKAEQLLDWIHKFDNSIQCSDSWFDVSAKRINEYWICEGDPLLNWKHHGYKTLFDLLSRLSNTKHILPVMEKVELNKNVSNIDYTSSNNIIVKTKDGSKYTASHVIFTPSLGVLKEKHATMFTPNLPESKQQAIKGLNIGTVNKIFLEFPHRWWPEDCAGFCLIWSKEDKKEFLESHGQGYEWLCDVFAFVAVDYQPRILSTWIFGKYARHMEMLSDEEVSEGLRLLLKTFLSGTHTIPRFDKMIRSSWYTNEHFRGCYTFKSITTEKLNVEAKDLAFPILSADGKPSILFAGEATHDHYYSTVHGAVETGFREADRIIDFHKKCGWLKQAVNSFDKMGRILNTGNEITERTKVVIVGAGIAGLAAAKTLEEANFKDYLLLEAESEIGGRIRTIPWNENWIECGAQFLHGDQSQLAKFCYQNDLISDINFRDGQGMFLRSNGVNVDTALVEEISNLIQMTLEDCENETKYLEDDSESLGKVLKNALKVHLRQKNDSPAVASIKEELLDWNLRFLVIDNACPTLDDLSTKYWSKFEYVGGSENILFRNGYHTLTKIVASDIHKQNLRLNTIVESIEWHRVIDKNLEAPVILKLSDNTRILCNCVIVTSSLGYLKDNYKAMFMPTLPQSISQAIEYLGFGLINKVFLDFGKAWWNDDTQGFQFLWPDIKSETMKVATETTWTRDLTGFDVLPDREGVLLGWVGGHGAYIIETLSEQQVAADCEKLLKQFLNLDSIPPVKKCIRTKWNSNPYARGSYSHIPTRCDDIGITPAVLAEPIWSKISSNRSSKALPTVMLAGEATSENYFSTTHGAYDTGVKQAQIFLRHHAFRN; via the exons ATGATTAACGGgccaaaaattattattgtcggAGCCGGGGCTGCAGGATTTGCTGCGGCGGCAAGATTGCTAGAAAAAGGTTTAGAAAACGTGAAGATTTTAGAAGGAAACGATCGAATCGGTGGCAGAATACACACAGTAGATTTTT CTGACAATGTTGTAGAATTAGGAGCGCAATGGGTTCACGGTGAgaaagaaaatgttgtttttgaGCTCGCATCTCCAGAAAACTTGTTGGATTCGTCAAGGTGCTTTAACAATCTCAATGCCCATGTTTTTGTTACTGCAAAAGGTGTAATACTGTCACAGGAAGAGAGTTCAGAGACATTCAAGATGTATCATGATATTTCTGAGAATGTAAcagaggaaataaataatgtgaaTTCGTATggggaatattttataaaaca attttacaaaaaattcgaaacaaatCCATTTACTACCCGAGACAAAGCTGAGCAGCTTTTGGATTGGATACACAAATTCGATAATTCAATTCAATGCAGCGATTCTTGGTTCGACGTTTCTGCGAAGAGAATCAATGAGTACTGGATATGCGAGGGTGATCCTTTACTTAATTGGAAACACCATGGCTACAAAACTCTATTCGATTTGCTCTCT AGGCTATCAAACACAAAACACATATTACCCGTAATGGAAAAAGTAGAATTGAATAAGAACGTTTCAAACATCGACTATACATCGagtaacaatataattgtaaagacAAAGGATGGTTCAAAATACACAGCATCCCACGTTATATTTACACCTTCTCTTGGAGTTTTGAAAGAGAAGCATGCTACAATGTTCACACCAAATTTACCCGAGTCTAAGCAACAAGCTATAAAG GGTTTAAACATTGGAACCgtgaacaaaattttcctAGAATTCCCGCACAGATGGTGGCCAGAGGATTGCGCTGGCTTTTGCTTGATATGGTCAAAGGAAGACAAGAAAGAGTTTCTCGAGTCTCATGGACAA GGCTACGAATGGCTATGCGATGTTTTTGCATTTGTCGCGGTAGATTATCAGCCGCGAATATTGTCCACATGGATCTTTGGCAAGTACGCGAGACACATGGAAATGCTGTCCGATGAAGAAGTGTCCGAAGGATTACGGCTTTTGTTAAAAACGTTTTTGAGTGGGACACATACTATCCCAAGATTTGATAAAATGATCag GTCATCATGGTATACCAATGAACATTTCCGTGGGTGTTATACCTTTAAAAGTATTACAACAGAAAAGTTAAACGTAGAGGCCAAAGATTTAGCGTTTCCGATTCTCTCGGCCGATGGCAAACCT AGTATTTTATTCGCTGGAGAAGCAACACATgatcattattattctactGTACACGGGGCGGTTGAAACGGGATTCAGGGAAGCGGACAGAATAATCGATTTCcataa AAAGTGTGGTTGGTTAAAGCAAGCAGTAAACAGCTTCGATAAAATGGGAAGGATATTGAATACCGGAAACGAAATAACAGAAAGAACGAAAGTTGTGATAGTAGGTGCGGGAATAGCTGGATTAGCAGCTGCGAAAACGTTGGAAGAAGCGAATTTCAAAGATTATCTGTTGCTGGAAG CTGAAAGTGAAATTGGTGGTCGAATACGAACAATACCGTGGAATGAAAATTGGATAGAATGTGGCGCCCAGTTTTTGCACGGCGATCAAAGCCAATTGGCAAAATTCTGTTACCAAAACGACTTAATCTCCGACATCAACTTCAGAGACGGCCAGGGCATGTTCTTGCGCAGCAATGGTGTTAATGTAGATACAGCCTTGGTAGAAGAAATAAGCAATCTCATTCAAATGACCCTAGAAGACTGTGAAAATGAAACGAAGTACCTAGAAGATGATTCTGAGAGTCTCGGCAAGGTCCTCAAGAATGCGTTAAAGGTCCATTTACGGCAGAAAAACGATTCTCCAGCTGTAGCTAGCATAAAAGAGGAACTTTTGGATTGGAATCTCAGATTTCTTGTGATAGATAATGCATGTCCGACGCTGGACGATTTGTCCACCAAATATTGGAGTAAATTTGAG TATGTCGGTGGCTCTGAGAATATCCTGTTTAGAAACGGATACCACACCTTGACAAAAATTGTCGCAAGCGATATACATAAACAGAATTTGCGATTGAATACTATTGTGGAATCTATTGAATGGCACCGAGTGATTGACAAAAATCTCGAGGCACCTGTTATATTGAAGTTATCCGACAATACTCGGATCCTCTGCAACTGTGTGATAGTCACTAGTTCACTAGGTTACCTGAAGGATAATTACAAGGCTATGTTCATGCCAACTTTACCGCAATCGATAAGTCAGGCGATTGAGTATCTCGGATTCGGTTTGATTAACAAAGTCTTTCTAGACTTCGGTAAAGCTTGGTGGAATGATGACACACAAGGATTCCAATTCCTCTGGCCGGATATTAAATCTGAAACCATGAAGGTTGCAACGGAAACGACGTGGACTAGAGATCTAACCGGATTCGATGTTCTTCCCGATCGAGAAGGCGTTCTTTTGGGTTGGGTGGGTGGCCATGGGGCTTATATCATCGAAACATTGAGCGAGCAACAAGTAGCAGCCGATTGCGAAAAGTTActcaaacaatttctaaatctCGACTCGATACCACCGGTGAAGAAATGTATAAGGACAAAATGGAACTCGAATCCGTACGCTAGAGGTAGCTACAGCCACATCCCAACCAGGTGCGATGATATAGGAATAACACCGGCTGTTTTGGCCGAGCCAATATGGAGTAAAATCTCAAGCAATCGCAGCAGTAAG GCCTTGCCCACGGTGATGCTAGCCGGCGAAGCGACCAGCGAAAACTACTTTTCAACGACACATGGCGCCTATGATACCGGCGTGAAGCAAGctcaaatttttctacgcCACCACGCATTCAGAAATTGA
- the LOC144468052 gene encoding uncharacterized protein LOC144468052, which produces MFVKRNFDPELERLRNEIDGPPNLDTVALSIQRATSQIHASYLFEHIGKPTLRQLCSLLSSTGTGKAYSGWQEFAGHMGLTMEQIRCIDYEFKGPQDPAFYVLLTYVQHGGATIDKILSALQRMHRFDVIYQIKDNIFNLLNAIQQETPVSGSTILRPKSIPRAPLILTPLESIQERQTRTVNSEPLPQNTLPKRKQSYGSIVMLTFADDGQATAQYISKVFRSHKSKIGVLILQEQENHVYSKAEEFINDSFSQVNFIIPILTKGYLERIRNLTKMYGKDQNKLDSKYLKYIYSLMQNEYSNNECTNFRVRCIVPDNEVHTILNANLHPILQAWFKESCIDTFIDNILLQRQTK; this is translated from the exons atGTTTGTCAAAAG AAATTTCGACCCAGAACTAGAAAGACTGAGGAATGAAATTGATGGTCCTCCAAATTTGGACACTGTTGCATTAAGTATCCAAAGAGCCACTTCCCAAATACATGCATCCTACTTGTTCGAACACATTGGAAAACCGACGTTGCGACAGTTATGCTCGTTATTGAGCTCCACTGGTACAGGAAAAGCGTACAGCGGGTGGCAGGAGTTTGCAGGTCATATGGGCCTAACAATGGAGCAAATACGT TGCATAGATTATGAGTTCAAAGGCCCACAAGACCCTGCATTTTATGTACTGTTAACTTATGTGCAACATGGTGGTGCGACCATAGACAAGATCCTGAGTGCCTTGCAGAGAATGCATCGGTTCGATGTGATTTATCAGATAaaagacaatattttcaacttgtTGAATGCTATTCAACAAGAAACTCCAGTTTCTG GTTCTACCATACTGAGACCTAAAAGTATTCCAAGGGCACCTTTAATTTTAACTCCATTGGAAAGTATACAAGAGAGGCAAACTAGAACAGTTAATTCTGAACCACTTCCACAAAATACATTACCAAag cgTAAACAATCATATGGATCTATAGTTATGTTAACATTTGCTGATGATGGTCAAGCAACAGCACAATATATATCGAAAGTATTTAGATCTCATAAGTCTAAGATTGGAGTACTCATCCTCCAAGAACAAGAAAATCATGTGTACAGTAAAGCAGAAGAATTCATAAACGACTCTTTCAGTCAA gTGAATTTTATCATACCAATTCTGACCAAAGGATACCTGGAGAGGATACGTAATCTCACAAAGATGTATGGCAaagatcaaaataaattagatagcaaatacctaaaatatatatactccTTAATGCAGAATGAATATTCAAACAATGAGTGCACCAATTTTCGTGTGAG ATGCATAGTACCTGATAACGAAGTTCACACAATTCTGAATGCAAACCTACATCCGATACTACAAGCATGGTTCAAAGAGAGCTGCATTGACAcatttatagataatattcttttacaaaggcaaacaaaataa